The Cygnus olor isolate bCygOlo1 chromosome 18, bCygOlo1.pri.v2, whole genome shotgun sequence genome includes a window with the following:
- the LOC121056926 gene encoding uncharacterized protein LOC121056926, translating to MSQRARWKGSAVVPIPLPGRGAVALEVSTALPTAPKPQGGGVYGCCVPQQRTPQASTNTQHDASLGSGTGSEVAVGRRESRETSSSTKRISAKATRRWSHNPGGDILEGTAAVLGATQPSPSLGTRPWARKKLETREGSLDAKRRKGRRSRSFEATGHRLVASPGSQMLQNLSKPTMPVGTWAAGTRGPPKTLPRARPPQNQQPGAGDPSLPIPTSTRKGQHPRLGCVVASGTGASGKGARSCRC from the exons ATGAGCCAACGGGCACGGTGGAAGGGGAGCGCGGTGGTGCCGATCCCACTGCCTGGCCGTGGCGCGGTGGCCCTAGAGgtgagcacagccctgcccacAGCACCGAAGCCCCAAGGTGGGGGTGTTTATGGGTGCTGTGTGCCCCAGCAGCGCACGCCGCAGGCCAGCACAAACACCCAGCACGACGCCTCCCTGGGCAGTGGGACCGGCTCAGAGGTGGCTGTGGGACGCAGAG AGAGCAGGGAGACGTCGAGCAGCACCAAGAGAATCTCAGCCAAGGCCACCCGGCGTTGGTCCCACAACCCGGGTGGGGACATCCTGGAGGGGACAGCCGCCGTCCTGGGGgccacccagcccagcccctcccTGGGCACCCGGCCGTGGGCACGCAAGAAGCTGGAGACGAGGGAAGGGTCGCTGGATGCCAAaaggaggaagggcaggaggtcGCGGTCCTTCGAGGCCACCGGCCACAGG CTCGTGGCCTCCCCAGGCTCCCAAATGCTGCAGAACCTCTCCAAGCCCACGATGCCGGTGGGGACATGGGCAGCTGGCACCCGGGGGCCCCCCAAAACTCTGCCCAGAGCCAGGCCCCCGCAGAACCAGCAGCCAG GTGCTGGGGACCCGTCCCTGCCCAtccccaccagcaccaggaAGGGCCAGCACCCGCGGCTCGGCTGCGTCGTGGCGAGCGGCACCGGAGCCTCCGGCAAGGGTGCACGGAGCTGCCGGTGCTGA
- the DNAI2 gene encoding dynein intermediate chain 2, axonemal isoform X2, with protein sequence MEIVHVYTRRRSDFGRPCCFSDRPAEVCVDIQPDPSLAEAFVLRSPVDAPVQHSSDMSEHEVNTERVEVETRGVNHVEGGWPKDINPQELEQTARFRKKVEKEENYINTVVHLGTLMEHCVRQNNAIDIYEEYFGEEEEAELEDESPSAKTINVIRDPNVTKRTATHLSWHPDRCKKLAVAYSSLEFQQNTEDMSLDSYIWDLENPNKPELVLKPSSPLVSLEYNPKDAHILVGGCYNGQMAYWDTRKGGLPVEVSTVEASHRDPVYGAIWLQSKTGTECFSASTDGQVLWWDIRKLSEPTETLVLDITRQGLLENALGAVTLEFEPTMPTKFMVGTEQGIVITCNRKAKTPPEKIAGTYSSHHGPVYALTRNPLYPKIFLTVGDWTARIWSEEAKESSIMWTKYHLSYLTAGCWSTVRPAVFFTTKMDGTLDVWDFLFKQNDPSLSLKICDEPLSSLRLQDNGCIVGCGSKLGTVTLLEISSGLCTLQRNEKNLANAMFERETKREKILEARHREMRLKERARSEGQDAEAEEVLEESPQEALDRAQKEFFEVIEAELQRRARAEAQHLHGKVKKHAEEEAVVQGEESELPKYEEEGEEKVAPKE encoded by the exons atGGAGATCGTCCACGTCTACACGAGGCGGCGCAGCGACTTCGGGCGGCCCTGCTGCTTCTCCGACCGGCCGGCCGAGGTGTGCGTGGACATCCAGCCCGACCCCAGCCTGGCCGAGGCCTTCGTGCTGCGCAGCCCCGTGGACGCCCCGGTGCAGCACAGCAGCGACATGTCGGAGCACGAG GTCAACACGGAGCGGGTGGAGGTGGAAACCCGCGGCGTGAACCACGTGGAGGGCGGCTGGCCCAAAGACATCAAcccccaggagctggagcagacGGCCCGCTTTCGGAAGAaggtggagaaggaggagaactACATCAACACCGTCGTGCACCTCGGCACC CTGATGGAGCACTGCGTCAGGCAGAACAACGCCATCGACATCTACGAGGAGTACTtcggcgaggaggaggaggcagagtTGGAGGACGAGTCCCCCTCCGCCAAAACCATCAATGTCATCAG GGATCCAAACGTCACGAAGAGAACAGCCACACATCTCTCCTGGCACCCTGACAGATGCAAGAAGCTGGCAGTGGCTTAttccagcctggagttccagcaaaacacagaagacatGAGCTTGGACTCGTACATCTGGGATCTGG AAAACCCCAACAAGCCGGAGCTGGTCCTCAAGCCGTCGTCCCCTCTCGTGAGCCTGGAATACAACCCCAAGGACGCGCACATCCTGGTGGGAGGCTGCTACAACGGGCAGATGG CTTACTGGGACACCAGGAAAGGGGGGCTGCCCGTGGAGGTGTCCACCGTGGAGGCCAGCCACAGGGACCCCGTGTACGGCGCGATCTGGCTGCAGTCCAAAACGGGCACCGAGTGCTTCTCGGCCTCCACCGACGGGCAG GTGCTGTGGTGGGACATCCGCAAGCTCTCCGAGCCCACCGAGACGCTGGTCTTGGACATCACGCgccaggggctgctggagaACGCTCTGGGCGCCGTCACGCTGGAGTTCGAGCCCACCATG CCCACCAAGTTCATGgtgggcacagagcagggcatCGTCATCACCTGCAACCGCAAGGCCAAGACACCCCCCGAAAAAATCGCCGGCACCTACAGCAGCCATCACGGGCCCGTCTACGCCCTGACCAGGAACCCTTTGTACCCCAAAATCTTCCTGACGGTTGGCGACTGGACTGCTCGGATCTGGTCAGAGGAGGCCAAGGAGTCGTCAATTATGTGGACCAA GTACCACCTCTCCTACCTGACGGCCGGGTGCTGGAGCACCGTGAGGCCGGCCGTCTTCTTCACGACCAAGATGGACGGCACCCTGGACGTCTGGGACTTCCTCTTCAAGCAGAACGACCCCTCCCTCAGCCTGAAG ATCTGCGACGAGCCCCTCTCCAGCCTGCGCTTGCAGGACAACGGGTGCATCGTGGGCTGCGGCTCGAAACTGGGCACCGTCACCCTGCTGGAAATCTCCTCCGGGCTCTGCACCCTGCAGAGGAATGAGAAGAACCTGGCCAACGCC ATGTTCGAGAGGGAGACGAAGAGGGAGAAAATCCTGGAGGCCCGGCACCGGGAGATGCGGCTGAAGGAGCGCGCCAGGTCGGAAGGTCAGGACGCAGAAGCAGAGGAAGTTCTGGAGGAGAGTCCCCAAGAGGCACTCGACCGAGCCCAGAAGGAGTTCTTTGAGGTTATTGAAGCGGAGCTGCAGAGGAGGGCACGGGCAGAGGCCCAGCACCTACACGGCAAG GTTAAAAAACACGCGGAAGAGGAGGCAGTGGTGCAGGGGGAGGAGAGCGAGCTGCCCAAGTACGAGGAAGAGGGCGAGGAAAAGGTTGCTCCCAAG GAGTAG
- the DNAI2 gene encoding dynein intermediate chain 2, axonemal isoform X1, which yields MEIVHVYTRRRSDFGRPCCFSDRPAEVCVDIQPDPSLAEAFVLRSPVDAPVQHSSDMSEHEVNTERVEVETRGVNHVEGGWPKDINPQELEQTARFRKKVEKEENYINTVVHLGTLMEHCVRQNNAIDIYEEYFGEEEEAELEDESPSAKTINVIRDPNVTKRTATHLSWHPDRCKKLAVAYSSLEFQQNTEDMSLDSYIWDLENPNKPELVLKPSSPLVSLEYNPKDAHILVGGCYNGQMAYWDTRKGGLPVEVSTVEASHRDPVYGAIWLQSKTGTECFSASTDGQVLWWDIRKLSEPTETLVLDITRQGLLENALGAVTLEFEPTMPTKFMVGTEQGIVITCNRKAKTPPEKIAGTYSSHHGPVYALTRNPLYPKIFLTVGDWTARIWSEEAKESSIMWTKYHLSYLTAGCWSTVRPAVFFTTKMDGTLDVWDFLFKQNDPSLSLKICDEPLSSLRLQDNGCIVGCGSKLGTVTLLEISSGLCTLQRNEKNLANAVRTPRMFERETKREKILEARHREMRLKERARSEGQDAEAEEVLEESPQEALDRAQKEFFEVIEAELQRRARAEAQHLHGKVKKHAEEEAVVQGEESELPKYEEEGEEKVAPKE from the exons atGGAGATCGTCCACGTCTACACGAGGCGGCGCAGCGACTTCGGGCGGCCCTGCTGCTTCTCCGACCGGCCGGCCGAGGTGTGCGTGGACATCCAGCCCGACCCCAGCCTGGCCGAGGCCTTCGTGCTGCGCAGCCCCGTGGACGCCCCGGTGCAGCACAGCAGCGACATGTCGGAGCACGAG GTCAACACGGAGCGGGTGGAGGTGGAAACCCGCGGCGTGAACCACGTGGAGGGCGGCTGGCCCAAAGACATCAAcccccaggagctggagcagacGGCCCGCTTTCGGAAGAaggtggagaaggaggagaactACATCAACACCGTCGTGCACCTCGGCACC CTGATGGAGCACTGCGTCAGGCAGAACAACGCCATCGACATCTACGAGGAGTACTtcggcgaggaggaggaggcagagtTGGAGGACGAGTCCCCCTCCGCCAAAACCATCAATGTCATCAG GGATCCAAACGTCACGAAGAGAACAGCCACACATCTCTCCTGGCACCCTGACAGATGCAAGAAGCTGGCAGTGGCTTAttccagcctggagttccagcaaaacacagaagacatGAGCTTGGACTCGTACATCTGGGATCTGG AAAACCCCAACAAGCCGGAGCTGGTCCTCAAGCCGTCGTCCCCTCTCGTGAGCCTGGAATACAACCCCAAGGACGCGCACATCCTGGTGGGAGGCTGCTACAACGGGCAGATGG CTTACTGGGACACCAGGAAAGGGGGGCTGCCCGTGGAGGTGTCCACCGTGGAGGCCAGCCACAGGGACCCCGTGTACGGCGCGATCTGGCTGCAGTCCAAAACGGGCACCGAGTGCTTCTCGGCCTCCACCGACGGGCAG GTGCTGTGGTGGGACATCCGCAAGCTCTCCGAGCCCACCGAGACGCTGGTCTTGGACATCACGCgccaggggctgctggagaACGCTCTGGGCGCCGTCACGCTGGAGTTCGAGCCCACCATG CCCACCAAGTTCATGgtgggcacagagcagggcatCGTCATCACCTGCAACCGCAAGGCCAAGACACCCCCCGAAAAAATCGCCGGCACCTACAGCAGCCATCACGGGCCCGTCTACGCCCTGACCAGGAACCCTTTGTACCCCAAAATCTTCCTGACGGTTGGCGACTGGACTGCTCGGATCTGGTCAGAGGAGGCCAAGGAGTCGTCAATTATGTGGACCAA GTACCACCTCTCCTACCTGACGGCCGGGTGCTGGAGCACCGTGAGGCCGGCCGTCTTCTTCACGACCAAGATGGACGGCACCCTGGACGTCTGGGACTTCCTCTTCAAGCAGAACGACCCCTCCCTCAGCCTGAAG ATCTGCGACGAGCCCCTCTCCAGCCTGCGCTTGCAGGACAACGGGTGCATCGTGGGCTGCGGCTCGAAACTGGGCACCGTCACCCTGCTGGAAATCTCCTCCGGGCTCTGCACCCTGCAGAGGAATGAGAAGAACCTGGCCAACGCCGTACGTACGCCGCGG ATGTTCGAGAGGGAGACGAAGAGGGAGAAAATCCTGGAGGCCCGGCACCGGGAGATGCGGCTGAAGGAGCGCGCCAGGTCGGAAGGTCAGGACGCAGAAGCAGAGGAAGTTCTGGAGGAGAGTCCCCAAGAGGCACTCGACCGAGCCCAGAAGGAGTTCTTTGAGGTTATTGAAGCGGAGCTGCAGAGGAGGGCACGGGCAGAGGCCCAGCACCTACACGGCAAG GTTAAAAAACACGCGGAAGAGGAGGCAGTGGTGCAGGGGGAGGAGAGCGAGCTGCCCAAGTACGAGGAAGAGGGCGAGGAAAAGGTTGCTCCCAAG GAGTAG
- the KIF19 gene encoding kinesin-like protein KIF19 produces the protein MLLGPLRRSKAHRDGAAAGCPVVALRIRPMSAAELQEGAKPIAHRVDEQVVVLRDPTRAPDDVLRASRPREQRYIFDAAFDASATQETVYRASTRGLVAGVLSGSNATVFAYGPTGCGKTHTMLGSDGEPGVCARALGDLFQAIEDAGGDTEYEVSMSYLEIYNETLRDLLNPSLGYLELREDARGAIQVAGLTEVSATSAEEVVRLLARGNRRRTQEPTAANSTSSRSHAVLQVTVRQRHRGTALRRGRLLMIDLAGSERAAQTQNRGQRMKEGAHINRSLLALGNCIKALSSARGSKYINYRDSKLTRLLKDSLGGKSRTVMIAHISPASTAFEESRSTLAYADRAKSIRTKVRHNLLSASCCVAQCGGAVADLCRDILHPDSQQDSEPAPGKRRDIHYIQGTPSPCCAPPDPQSSVLTPRVPSPGPAGPPAGGAARCLPRAGGPAPAPAAAGGLGAARPAGGIPAPPRPLPLGAEGTAVGQGGAEGAGWSRRDPEELGHGGREVRCTRTARRGRGT, from the exons ATGCTCCTTGGCCCATT GCGACGGAGCAAAGCCCACCGTGATGGAGCAGCAGCGGGGTGCCCTGTG GTGGCTCTTCGCATCCGTCCCATGAGTGCAGCCGAGCTGCAGGAGGGGGCCAAGCCCATCGCCCACCGCGTGGACGAGCAG GTCGTGGTGCTGCGAGACCCCACGCGAGCCCCCGATGACGTCCTGCGCGCCAGCCGCCCCCGGGAGCAGCGCTACATCTTTGACGCAGCCTTCGACGCCTCGGCCACCCAG GAGACCGTGTACCGTGCCAGCACCCGCGGCCTCGTTGCGGGCGTCCTCTCCGGCTCCAACGCCACCGTCTTCGCCTACGGCCCCACCG GCTGCGGGAAGACCCACACCATGCTGGGCTCTGACGGCGAGCCTGGCGTCTGTGCCCGCGCCCTGGGAGACCTCTTCCAGGCCATCGAGGACGCCGGCGGGGACACGGAGTACGAGGTCTCCATGTCCTACCTCGAG ATCTACAACGAGACGCTGCGGGACCTGCTGAACCCCTCGCTGGGCTACCTGGAGCTGCGGGAGGACGCCCGGGGCGCCATCCAGGTGGCCGGCCTCACCGAGGTCTCGGCCACCAGCGCCGAGGAG GTCGTGCGGCTGCTGGCGAGGGGGAACCGGCGGCGGACGCAGGAGCCCACGGCCGCCAACAGCACGTCGTCGCGCTCCCACGCCGTGCTGCAGGTCACCGTGCGGCAGCGGCACCGCGGCACGGCGCTGCGCCGCGGGCGGCTCCTCATGATCGACCTGGCCGGCTCCGAGCGGGCAGCACAG ACGCAGAACCGCGGGCAGAGGATGAAGGAGGGAGCCCACATCAACAGGTCGCTGCTGGCCCTGGGCAACTGCATCAAGGCGCTGAGCAGCGCGAGGGGCAGCAAGTACATCAACTACCGCGACAGCAAGCTGACCCGCCTGCTCAAG GACTCGCTGGGGGGCAAGAGCCGCACGGTGATGATCGCCCACATCAGCCCCGCCAGCACCGCCTTCGAGGAGTCCCGCAGCACGCTCGCCTACGCCGACCGTGCCAAGAGCATCCGCACCAAG GTGAGACACAACCTGCTCAGCGCCTCGTGCTGCGTGGCACAGTGTGGTGGCGCCGTGGCCGACCTGTGCAGGGACATCCTGCACCCCGACAGCCAGCAGGACTCCGAGCCGGCGCCAGGCAAGCGCCGGGACATCCACTACATCCAGGGtacccccagcccctgctgtgctCCCCCAGACCCACAAAGCTCGGTGCTGAcgccccgtgtccccagcccaggTCCGGCTGGGCCGCCTGCGGGAGGAGCTGCTCGGTGCCTGCCGCGAGCAGGCGGCCCTGCGCCAgcgcctgctgcagctggagggctCGGTGCTGCGCGCCCAGCTGGAGGCATCCCGGCACCTCCTCGCCCTCTCCCG ctgggagcagagggcacGGCAGTGGGGCAAGGAGGGGCAGAGGGAGCCGGATGGTCCCGGCGAGACCCAGAGGAACTCGGACATGGGGGACGAGAAGTCAGATGCACCAGGACCGCCCGACGTGGCCGTGGCACGTGA
- the TTYH2 gene encoding protein tweety homolog 2 isoform X1, with amino-acid sequence MPPARAEYLAPWWAAWLHGVPHRDLRLQPVPAAFRPRDPEYQQSLLFLGLVAAVCLGLNLLFLTAYLICLCCCKRDEEPETKRPHSCCVTWMAVTAGLICCTAVGIGFYGNSETNDGVYQLLYALDNANHTLTGIDSLVAGTTLQLQVGLEQHLGRLSEVLAPRADYLQTLKFLQQLAGSVVLQLSGLPVWRGVSADLTALAARAAYVEYYRWLAYLLFFILVLTICLLACLGLAKRSRCLLTMMLCCGLLTLVLSWASMALDTAAAVGTSDFCVAPDKFIMNQTESEISAEVVHYYLYCEQSLSNPFQQALTVFQRSLTTMQIQTQGLIQFALPLFPTAEKDLLGVQQLLNASETSLHQLTAMLDCRGLHKDYLDALIGICYDGVEGLLYLVLFSLLVAASFSTIICATPRAWKHLAGRDRDYDDMDEEDPFNPQARRIAAHNPARGQLRSFCSYSSSLGSQSSLHPPAQTISNAPVSEYMNQAVLFGGNPRYENVPLIGRGSPPPHVLPEHASHLPIRHR; translated from the exons ATGCCCCCCGCCCGCGCCGAGTACCTGGCGCCCTGGTGGGCGGCCTGGCTGCACGGGGTGCCGCACCGCGACCTGCGCCTGCAGCCCGTGCCCGCCGCCTTCCGCCCGCGGGACCCCGAATACCAGCAG tcGCTGCTTTTCCTGGGCTTGGTGGCCGCCGTCTGCCTCGGCCtcaacctcctcttcctcaccgCCTACCTgatctgcctgtgctgctgcaagaGGGACGAGGAGCCCGAGACCAAGCGGCCCCACTCCTGCTGTGTCACCTGGATGGCCGTCACCGCCGGGCTCATCTGCTG CACGGCCGTCGGCATCGGCTTCTATGGGAACAGCGAGACCAACGACGGGGTCTACCAGCTGCTCTACGCCCTGGACAACGCCAACCACACCCTGACCGGCATCGACTCGCTG GTGGCGGGCACCAcgctgcagctgcaggtggggctggagcagcaccTGGGGCGGCTGAGCGAGGTGCTGGCCCCGCGGGCCGACTACCTGCAGACCCTCAagttcctgcagcagctggccgGCAGCGTCGTGCTGCAGCTCTCGGGGCTGCCCGTGTGGCGCGGGGTCAGCGCCGACCTGACCGCGCTGGCCGCCCGCGCCGCCTACGTGGAGTACTACCG GTGGCTGGCCTAcctcctcttcttcatcctCGTCCTCACCATCTGCCTGCTggcctgcctggggctggccaAGCGCTCCCGCTGCCTCCTCACCAT GATGCTGTGCTGCGGGCTCCTGACCCTCGTCCTCAGCTGGGCTTCCATGGCCCTGGACACGGCGGCGGCGGTG GGCACCAGCGACTTCTGCGTGGCCCCGGACAAGTTCATCATGAACCAGACGGAGAGCGAGATCAGCGCGG AGGTGGTTCACTACTACCTGTACTGCGAGCAGAGCCTGAGCAACCCCTTCCAGCAG GCTCTCACCGTCTTCCAGCGCTCGCTCACCACCATGCAGATCCAGACCCAGGGCCTGATACAGTTCGCGCTGCCCCTCTTCCCAACGGCTGAG AAAGACCTCCTGGGggtccagcagctcctcaaCGCCTCGGAGACCAGCCTGCACCAGCTCACGGCCATGCTGGACTGCCGGGGTCTGCACAAG GACTACCTGGACGCCCTGATCGGCATCTGCTACGACGGGGTGGAAGGGCTGCTCTACCTGgtcctcttctccctgctggtGGCCGCCTCCTTCTCCACCATCATCTGCGCCACGCCGCGCGCCTGGAAGCACTTAGCGGGCAG GGACCGGGACTACGACGACATGGACGAGGAAGACCCCTTCAACCCGCAGGCGCGCCGCATCGCCGCCCACAACCCGGCGCGGGGGCAGCTCCGCAGCTTCTGCAgctacagcagcagcctgggcagccagagcagcctgcaCCCCCCCGCGCAGACCATCTCCAACGCCCCCGTCTCCGAGTACAT GAACCAAGCCGTGCTCTTCGGTGGGAACCCGCGCTACGAGAACGTGCCCCTGATCGGCAGgggctctccccccccccacg TACTCCCCGAGCATGCGAGCCACCTACCTATCCGTCACCGATGA
- the TTYH2 gene encoding protein tweety homolog 2 isoform X2, whose amino-acid sequence MPPARAEYLAPWWAAWLHGVPHRDLRLQPVPAAFRPRDPEYQQSLLFLGLVAAVCLGLNLLFLTAYLICLCCCKRDEEPETKRPHSCCVTWMAVTAGLICCTAVGIGFYGNSETNDGVYQLLYALDNANHTLTGIDSLVAGTTLQLQVGLEQHLGRLSEVLAPRADYLQTLKFLQQLAGSVVLQLSGLPVWRGVSADLTALAARAAYVEYYRWLAYLLFFILVLTICLLACLGLAKRSRCLLTMMLCCGLLTLVLSWASMALDTAAAVGTSDFCVAPDKFIMNQTESEISAEVVHYYLYCEQSLSNPFQQALTVFQRSLTTMQIQTQGLIQFALPLFPTAEKDLLGVQQLLNASETSLHQLTAMLDCRGLHKDYLDALIGICYDGVEGLLYLVLFSLLVAASFSTIICATPRAWKHLAGRDRDYDDMDEEDPFNPQARRIAAHNPARGQLRSFCSYSSSLGSQSSLHPPAQTISNAPVSEYMNQAVLFGGNPRYENVPLIGRGSPPPHGTYSPSMRATYLSVTDEHVRPFNTEFPA is encoded by the exons ATGCCCCCCGCCCGCGCCGAGTACCTGGCGCCCTGGTGGGCGGCCTGGCTGCACGGGGTGCCGCACCGCGACCTGCGCCTGCAGCCCGTGCCCGCCGCCTTCCGCCCGCGGGACCCCGAATACCAGCAG tcGCTGCTTTTCCTGGGCTTGGTGGCCGCCGTCTGCCTCGGCCtcaacctcctcttcctcaccgCCTACCTgatctgcctgtgctgctgcaagaGGGACGAGGAGCCCGAGACCAAGCGGCCCCACTCCTGCTGTGTCACCTGGATGGCCGTCACCGCCGGGCTCATCTGCTG CACGGCCGTCGGCATCGGCTTCTATGGGAACAGCGAGACCAACGACGGGGTCTACCAGCTGCTCTACGCCCTGGACAACGCCAACCACACCCTGACCGGCATCGACTCGCTG GTGGCGGGCACCAcgctgcagctgcaggtggggctggagcagcaccTGGGGCGGCTGAGCGAGGTGCTGGCCCCGCGGGCCGACTACCTGCAGACCCTCAagttcctgcagcagctggccgGCAGCGTCGTGCTGCAGCTCTCGGGGCTGCCCGTGTGGCGCGGGGTCAGCGCCGACCTGACCGCGCTGGCCGCCCGCGCCGCCTACGTGGAGTACTACCG GTGGCTGGCCTAcctcctcttcttcatcctCGTCCTCACCATCTGCCTGCTggcctgcctggggctggccaAGCGCTCCCGCTGCCTCCTCACCAT GATGCTGTGCTGCGGGCTCCTGACCCTCGTCCTCAGCTGGGCTTCCATGGCCCTGGACACGGCGGCGGCGGTG GGCACCAGCGACTTCTGCGTGGCCCCGGACAAGTTCATCATGAACCAGACGGAGAGCGAGATCAGCGCGG AGGTGGTTCACTACTACCTGTACTGCGAGCAGAGCCTGAGCAACCCCTTCCAGCAG GCTCTCACCGTCTTCCAGCGCTCGCTCACCACCATGCAGATCCAGACCCAGGGCCTGATACAGTTCGCGCTGCCCCTCTTCCCAACGGCTGAG AAAGACCTCCTGGGggtccagcagctcctcaaCGCCTCGGAGACCAGCCTGCACCAGCTCACGGCCATGCTGGACTGCCGGGGTCTGCACAAG GACTACCTGGACGCCCTGATCGGCATCTGCTACGACGGGGTGGAAGGGCTGCTCTACCTGgtcctcttctccctgctggtGGCCGCCTCCTTCTCCACCATCATCTGCGCCACGCCGCGCGCCTGGAAGCACTTAGCGGGCAG GGACCGGGACTACGACGACATGGACGAGGAAGACCCCTTCAACCCGCAGGCGCGCCGCATCGCCGCCCACAACCCGGCGCGGGGGCAGCTCCGCAGCTTCTGCAgctacagcagcagcctgggcagccagagcagcctgcaCCCCCCCGCGCAGACCATCTCCAACGCCCCCGTCTCCGAGTACAT GAACCAAGCCGTGCTCTTCGGTGGGAACCCGCGCTACGAGAACGTGCCCCTGATCGGCAGgggctctccccccccccacggtACG TACTCCCCGAGCATGCGAGCCACCTACCTATCCGTCACCGATGAGCACGTCAGGCCCTTCAACACCGAGTTCCCAGCCTAG
- the RPL38 gene encoding 60S ribosomal protein L38: protein MPRKIEEIKDFLLTARRKDAKSVKIKKNKDNVKFKVRCSRYLYTLVITDKEKAEKLKQSLPPGLAVKELK from the exons ATG CCTCGCAAAATTGAGGAGATCAAGGACTTCCTGCTGACAGCCAGGAGGAAGGACGCCAAGT CCGTCAAGATCAAGAAGAACAAGGACAATGTGAAGTTCAAGGTGCGCTGCAGCCGGTACCTGTACACGCTGGTCATCACGGACAAGGAGAAGGCCGAGAAGCTGAAGCAGTCCCTGCCCCCAG GTTTGGCCGTGAAGGAGCTGAAATGA